From the Oceanicaulis alexandrii DSM 11625 genome, one window contains:
- a CDS encoding thioredoxin family protein, which yields MKLVLVLTAVLAVMFGSPALAQDAHDAAFYPEHADAAAMVDAALAQARDEDKQALIVFGADWCHDSRGLASKLEDDARLSALIADHYVLVRVDVGQRQRNQDQLQRFGVIESFGTPTLVISDGAGVLQNGLTAHDWRTADSAALSDVAMYLSRYADTDAEGETPVSGADLDAAAQTWPPYIQAQTEIDARLAGGEMSEAEAARARIYARGMARSIARLGMGRVAEAQEVEIADSADLQALGVAPATDLTAAVSERISEIDFDLLARLASQDAETAEAMAEDAASPQRVE from the coding sequence GTGAAACTCGTACTGGTCCTCACAGCGGTCCTCGCTGTCATGTTTGGCTCACCCGCACTGGCGCAAGACGCCCACGATGCGGCGTTTTATCCCGAACACGCAGACGCCGCCGCAATGGTCGACGCGGCGCTGGCGCAGGCGCGTGACGAAGACAAACAGGCGCTGATCGTGTTCGGCGCTGACTGGTGTCATGACAGCCGGGGGCTGGCGTCTAAACTTGAGGACGATGCGCGGCTCTCCGCCCTGATCGCGGATCATTACGTGCTGGTGCGCGTGGATGTGGGCCAGCGTCAGCGCAATCAGGACCAGCTCCAGCGCTTCGGGGTGATCGAGAGTTTCGGTACGCCGACGCTGGTGATCAGCGATGGCGCAGGCGTGCTGCAGAACGGCCTGACCGCCCATGACTGGCGCACGGCGGACAGCGCCGCGCTGTCGGATGTGGCGATGTATCTGAGCCGGTATGCCGACACTGACGCTGAAGGCGAGACCCCCGTTTCAGGCGCGGATCTGGACGCCGCGGCCCAGACCTGGCCGCCTTATATCCAGGCCCAGACCGAGATTGATGCGCGCCTGGCTGGCGGTGAGATGAGCGAGGCCGAGGCTGCGCGCGCCCGCATCTATGCACGCGGCATGGCGCGGTCCATTGCGCGCTTGGGGATGGGACGGGTGGCCGAGGCGCAAGAGGTCGAGATCGCCGATAGCGCTGATCTTCAGGCGCTCGGAGTCGCGCCCGCCACAGACCTGACAGCAGCGGTCAGTGAGCGGATTTCAGAGATTGATTTTGATCTGCTGGCGCGGCTGGCCTCACAGGACGCGGAGACCGCAGAGGCGATGGCTGAAGACGCGG